The Oryza glaberrima chromosome 9, OglaRS2, whole genome shotgun sequence genome includes a window with the following:
- the LOC127784456 gene encoding probable LRR receptor-like serine/threonine-protein kinase At1g51810 gives MALFLFFAAIVVLAAASPAIGQLPGFLSIDCGLEAKYSGYKDTDLGIVYVSDGPYIDTGENHQVSGDSTTRRPYLTLRRFPTGERNCYALPTVSGDKYLVRVVIARDSQNSSSSATTTTLQFDLHLGANYWDTVHDDGTEVYEALFMAWASWAPVCLVNTGQGSPYASAIELRPLGSEIYPAVMANQSLRMSSRQRMGQINSSVTRFPDDQYDRFWWTMPTNPMWANLSTTSNIQEESTMFGVPSAILQKAVTVAGNGTMLNIMSEDRSFFEFMVFLHLADFQDSKIRQFNVYFNSDNPLSYIPQYLAAGNVYSSSWYSSTDGQFNITLEATTKSLLPPMLNAFEIYTLIAHNTPTTFSKDFDAIMAIKFEYGINKNWMGDPCSPSRFAWDGVICRNTSDNIPRIISLDLSNSNLHGVISNNFTLLTALENLNLTGNQLNGTIPDSLCKLNSGSFIFSYNSDQDVCKKTSPSSSRSRATILAISIAAPVMVVAILGLSYLIWRVKRKSNIFAYNPPRVPEPTNASRNEKYHWDHLQENENRQFTYEELEKITDNFQLIIGEGGFGRVYHGRLEDNTEVAVKMLSGTSSSGFNGFLAEVQSLTKVHHKNLVSLVGYCSEKAHLALVYEYMSRGNLFDHLRGKSGVGENLNWAMRVRVLLDAAQGLDYLHKGCNKSIIHRDVKTSNILLGQNLRAKIADFGLSRTYISDSQSHMSATVAGSMGYIDPEYYQTGWITENSDVYSFGVVLLEVVTGELPILQGHGHIIQRVKQKVDSGDISSIADQRLGGDYDVNSMWKVVEIALLCTEPVAARRPSMAAVVAQLKESLTLEEDRQERGLKDNPTDDVVVAMVPTFGPSAR, from the exons ATGGCGCTCTTCCTTTTCTTCGCTGCAATCGTCGTGTTAGCCGCCGCGTCACCTGCCATCGGCCAGCTGCCAG GTTTTTTGAGCATTGACTGCGGTCTAGAGGCCAAATACAGTGGCTACAAGGACACTGACCTCGGCATCGTCTACGTCTCCGATGGCCCGTACATTGACACCGGGGAGAACCACCAGGTCTCGGGGGACAGTACCACCCGGCGTCCTTACCTGACGCTCAGGAGATTCCCCACAGGGGAGAGGAACTGCTACGCTCTCCCCACCGTCTCCGGGGACAAGTACCTTGTCCGGGTGGTGATAGCGAGGGACAGCCAGAacagctcgtcgtcggcgacgacgacgacgctgcagTTCGACCTGCACCTCGGGGCGAACTACTGGGACACCGTGCACGACGACGGCACCGAGGTGTACGAGGCGTTGTTCATGGCGTGGGCGAGCTGGGCGCCGGTGTGCCTCGTCAACACCGGCCAGGGATCGCCATACGCGTCGGCGATTGAGCTGAGGCCGCTCGGGAGCGAGATCTACCCGGCCGTCATGGCCAACCAATCCCTGCGCATGTCTAGTCGGCAGAGGATGGGGCAAATAAACAGCTCTGTTACTCG GTTTCCTGATGATCAATATGATCGGTTCTGGTGGACAATGCCCACTAATCCAATGTGGGCGAATCTGTCCACCACGTCGAACATTCAGGAGGAGTCCACCATGTTTGGGGTTCCCTCGGCAATCCTCCAGAAGGCCGTCACAGTGGCCGGGAACGGCACTATGCTCAATATCATGTCGGAAGACAGATCATTCTTTGAGTTCATGGTGTTCCTGCACTTGGCTGACTTCCAGGACAGCAAGATCCGGCAGTTCAATGTCTACTTCAACAGCGACAACCCTCTCTCGTACATCCCACAGTACCTGGCCGCTGGCAATGTTTACAGCAGCAGTTGGTACAGCTCCACAGATGGACAGTTCAACATCACTCTTGAGGCCACCACCAAGTCCTTGCTGCCCCCGATGCTCAATGCCTTTGAGATCTACACTCTCATCGCACATAACACTCCCACGACTTTTTCCAAAGATT TTGATGCCATCATGGCTATTAAATTTGAATACGGGATAAATAAGAATTGGATGGGTGATCCATGTTCCCCGTCCCGATTTGCATGGGATGGTGTGATATGCAGGAACACAAGTGATAATATTCCAAGGATAATATCTCT CGATCTCTCCAACAGCAACTTGCATGGGGTGATATCTAATAACTTCACACTTCTCACAGCACTCGAGAATTT AAATTTGACAGGCAACCAACTGAATGGAACAATTCCAGACTCCTTGTGCAAACTAAATTCAGGGTCATTCATTTTCAG TTATAATTCTGATCAAGATGTGTGCAAAAAAACAAGTCCGTCTTCTTCAAGAAGCAGAGCAACTATATTAGCTATCTCAATAGCAGCTCCCGTGATGGTAGTGGCTATACTTGGTCTTTCATATTTAATATGGAGAGTTAAAAGAAAGTCCAACA TTTTCGCATACAATCCTCCCAGAGTTCCAGAACCCACAAATGCTTCAAGAAATGAAAAATATCATTGGGATCATCTACAAGAAAATGAGAATCGTCAATTCACCTATGAGGAACTGGAGAAGATTACTGATAACTTCCAGCTGATAATTGGAGAAGGAGGGTTTGGACGTGTGTACCACGGTCGTTTAGAAGATAATACCGAGGTCGCTGTCAAGATGCTTTCTGGAACATCGTCAAGTGGGTTTAATGGGTTTTTAGCTGAG GTTCAGAGCTTGACAAAGGTGCATCACAAGAATCTAGTTTCATTGGTTGGTTACTGCTCGGAGAAGGCTCATTTAGCATTGGTTTACGAATACATGTCTAGAGGCAATCTGTTTGATCATCTGAGAG GTAAAAGTGGTGTTGGCGAAAACTTGAATTGGGCAATGCGTGTCCGAGTTTTGCTGGATGCTGCACAAG GACTGGATTATCTGCACAAGGGTTGCAACAAGTCAATAATTCACCGGGATGTGAAGACTAGTAACATTCTGTTGGGTCAAAACTTACGAGCTAAAATAGCAGATTTTGGACTTTCTAGAACTTATATTAGTGATTCGCAATCTCACATGTCAGCCACTGTAGCTGGATCAATGGGTTACATTGACCCCGA GTACTACCAAACTGGCTGGATCACTGAGAACAGTGATGTCTATAGCTTTGGTGTTGTTCTTCTAGAGGTAGTCACCGGTGAGCTTCCGATATTACAaggccatggtcacatcattcAGCGTGTGAAACAGAAGGTTGATTCAGGGGATATCAGCTCCATTGCCGATCAGCGACTTGGGGGTGACTATGATGTTAACTCCATGTGGAAGGTGGTAGAAATCGCTTTGTTGTGCACGGAACCTGTAGCAGCTCGGAGGCCATCCATGGCAGCCGTGGTTGCACAGCTGAAGGAGAGTCTAACATTGGAGGAAGATCGTCAGGAAAGGGGCCTCAAGGATAACCCAACGGATGATGTAGTGGTGGCTATGGTGCCCACGTTCGGTCCATCGGCAAGATGA